In the Acidovorax sp. A79 genome, one interval contains:
- a CDS encoding phosphoribosyl-ATP diphosphatase: MSSNDSLARLADVIESRKPANGGDPEKSYVSRLLHKGPDAFLKKIGEEATEVVMAAKDVDHGADKSKLVYEVADLWFHSLVALAHYGLTPADVLAELERREGTSGIEEKALRKAVARATQEGSP, translated from the coding sequence ATGAGTTCCAACGATTCCCTCGCACGCCTGGCCGATGTGATTGAAAGCCGCAAGCCGGCCAACGGCGGCGATCCCGAGAAAAGCTACGTCTCGCGCCTGCTGCACAAGGGGCCGGACGCGTTCCTGAAGAAGATCGGCGAGGAAGCCACCGAGGTCGTCATGGCCGCCAAGGACGTGGACCACGGCGCCGACAAGTCCAAGCTCGTCTACGAGGTGGCGGACCTGTGGTTCCACTCCCTGGTGGCGCTGGCCCACTATGGCCTCACGCCCGCCGACGTGCTGGCCGAGCTGGAGCGCCGCGAGGGCACCAGCGGCATCGAGGAAAAAGCCTTGCGCAAGGCCGTTGCGCGCGCCACCCAGGAGGGTTCCCCATGA
- the tatA gene encoding Sec-independent protein translocase subunit TatA, which yields MGSFSIWHWLIVLLIVVMVFGTKKLKNMGSDLGGAVKGFKDGMKDGSADAPATPPAGQVANNPAADKTTIDVEAKQKS from the coding sequence ATGGGCTCTTTTTCCATCTGGCACTGGCTGATCGTGCTGCTGATCGTCGTCATGGTGTTCGGCACCAAGAAGCTCAAGAACATGGGCTCCGACCTCGGGGGCGCCGTCAAGGGCTTCAAGGACGGCATGAAGGACGGTTCGGCCGATGCCCCCGCCACCCCTCCCGCAGGCCAGGTTGCCAACAACCCGGCGGCCGACAAGACCACCATCGATGTCGAAGCCAAGCAAAAGAGCTGA
- the hisH gene encoding imidazole glycerol phosphate synthase subunit HisH, which produces MNMEAKTVAVVDYGMGNLRSVSQAVQAAAEGTGWTVVVTQRPEDVRAAQRIVLPGQGAMPDCMRELRESGLQESVLEAAAAKPMFGVCVGMQMLLDHSAEGPHGGTPGLSLIHGDVRKFDLAGRTQPDGSRYKVPQMGWNQVRQVPHAGKVHPVWAGVPDHSYFYFVHSFYAVPRDAAHCAGQADYGGVFAAAVARDNIFATQFHPEKSAEHGLALYRNFLHWNP; this is translated from the coding sequence ATGAATATGGAAGCAAAAACCGTTGCGGTCGTGGACTACGGCATGGGCAACCTGCGCTCGGTGTCGCAGGCCGTGCAGGCCGCCGCAGAGGGCACCGGCTGGACCGTGGTCGTCACGCAGCGTCCCGAGGACGTGCGCGCGGCGCAGCGCATCGTGCTGCCGGGGCAGGGCGCCATGCCCGACTGCATGCGCGAGCTGCGCGAATCCGGCCTGCAGGAATCCGTGCTCGAAGCGGCTGCCGCCAAGCCGATGTTCGGCGTGTGCGTGGGCATGCAGATGCTGCTGGACCACAGTGCCGAGGGCCCCCATGGAGGAACGCCCGGCCTGTCGCTGATCCACGGCGATGTGCGCAAGTTCGACCTGGCGGGCCGCACCCAGCCCGACGGCAGCCGCTACAAGGTGCCCCAGATGGGCTGGAACCAGGTGCGCCAGGTGCCGCACGCGGGCAAGGTGCACCCGGTGTGGGCCGGCGTGCCCGACCACAGCTACTTCTACTTCGTGCACAGTTTCTATGCGGTGCCGCGAGACGCGGCCCACTGCGCGGGGCAGGCGGACTACGGCGGTGTGTTCGCCGCCGCCGTTGCGCGCGATAATATTTTCGCCACGCAATTTCACCCTGAAAAGAGCGCGGAGCACGGCCTGGCCCTGTACCGCAATTTTCTGCACTGGAATCCCTAA
- the hisA gene encoding 1-(5-phosphoribosyl)-5-[(5-phosphoribosylamino)methylideneamino]imidazole-4-carboxamide isomerase: MLLIPAIDLKDGHCVRLKQGDMDQSTTFGEDPAAMARKWVDAGARRLHLVDLNGAFAGVPKNYTAIKSILQEVGDDIPVQLGGGIRDLDTIEKYIDGGLRYVIIGTAAVKNPGFLKDACSAFGGHIIVGLDAKDGKVATDGWSKLTGHEVVDLARKFEDWGVESIIYTDIGRDGMLSGINIDATVKLAQSLSIPVIASGGLSNMADIEQLCAVEEEGVEGVICGRAIYSGDLDFAAAQARADELNG, encoded by the coding sequence ATGCTGCTCATCCCCGCCATCGACCTCAAGGACGGCCACTGCGTACGCCTCAAGCAAGGCGATATGGACCAATCCACCACCTTCGGAGAAGACCCTGCCGCCATGGCGCGCAAGTGGGTGGATGCCGGTGCGCGCCGCCTGCACCTGGTGGACCTGAACGGCGCCTTCGCGGGCGTGCCCAAGAACTACACCGCCATCAAGTCCATCCTCCAGGAGGTGGGCGACGACATCCCGGTGCAGCTCGGCGGCGGCATCCGTGACCTGGACACCATCGAGAAATACATCGACGGCGGCCTGCGCTACGTGATCATCGGCACGGCGGCGGTCAAGAACCCCGGCTTCCTGAAGGACGCGTGCAGTGCCTTTGGCGGCCACATCATCGTCGGCCTGGATGCCAAGGACGGCAAGGTGGCCACCGACGGCTGGAGCAAGCTCACGGGCCACGAGGTCGTGGACCTGGCCAGGAAGTTCGAGGACTGGGGCGTCGAGTCCATCATCTACACCGACATCGGCCGCGACGGCATGCTCTCGGGCATCAACATCGACGCGACGGTGAAGCTCGCGCAGTCGCTCTCCATCCCGGTGATCGCCTCGGGCGGCCTGTCCAACATGGCCGACATCGAACAGCTGTGCGCCGTCGAGGAAGAGGGTGTCGAAGGCGTGATCTGCGGCCGCGCCATCTACAGCGGCGACCTTGATTTCGCGGCAGCGCAGGCGCGCGCCGACGAGTTGAATGGATAA
- a CDS encoding histidinol-phosphate transaminase, translated as MTTPASSPLQALARIRPDVRAMHAYGVQPSAGMLKMDAMENPFRLPAHLQAALGQRLGAVALNRYPGDRLLDLKASLAQYAGLPEGYGIVLGNGSDELITLLALACAQPGTGQRATMLAPMPGFVMYPLSAQLQGLDFVGVPLTPDFELDEPAMLAAIAQHNPAITYIAYPNNPTATLWDEGAVQRIVDAAGAQGGIVVMDEAYQPFASRTFIDRMRAEPARNAHVLLMRTLSKFGLAGVRLGYLIGPAAFVSEIDKVRPPYNVSVLNCEAALFALEHADVFAGQAAEIRAERTKLLAALRQMPGIEKCWDSEANMILIRVADSARAYEGMKNRKVLVKNVSTMHPLLANCLRLTVGAASDNAQMLAALQASL; from the coding sequence ATGACTACTCCCGCGTCGTCTCCCCTCCAGGCCCTGGCCCGCATCCGCCCCGACGTGCGCGCCATGCATGCCTACGGCGTGCAGCCTTCCGCCGGCATGCTCAAGATGGACGCGATGGAGAACCCGTTCCGCCTGCCCGCCCATCTGCAGGCCGCGCTGGGCCAGCGCCTGGGCGCGGTCGCGCTCAACCGCTACCCCGGCGACCGCCTGCTGGACCTGAAGGCCTCGCTGGCCCAATACGCCGGCCTGCCCGAGGGCTACGGCATCGTGCTGGGCAACGGCTCGGACGAGCTCATCACCCTGCTGGCCCTGGCCTGCGCGCAACCCGGCACGGGCCAGCGCGCCACCATGCTGGCGCCCATGCCGGGCTTCGTGATGTACCCGCTGTCCGCGCAACTGCAGGGCCTGGATTTTGTGGGTGTGCCGCTCACGCCCGATTTCGAGCTGGATGAGCCCGCCATGCTGGCCGCCATCGCGCAGCACAACCCCGCCATCACCTACATCGCCTACCCGAACAACCCCACGGCCACGCTGTGGGACGAGGGCGCGGTGCAGCGCATCGTCGACGCCGCGGGCGCGCAGGGCGGCATCGTGGTCATGGACGAGGCCTACCAGCCCTTTGCCAGCCGCACCTTCATCGACCGCATGCGGGCCGAGCCAGCCCGCAACGCCCACGTGCTGCTCATGCGCACGCTCAGCAAGTTCGGCCTGGCGGGCGTGCGCCTGGGCTACCTCATCGGCCCCGCCGCGTTCGTGAGCGAGATCGACAAGGTGCGCCCGCCCTACAACGTGAGCGTGCTCAACTGCGAGGCCGCGCTGTTCGCGCTGGAGCACGCCGACGTGTTCGCCGGGCAGGCCGCCGAGATCCGCGCCGAGCGCACCAAGCTCCTGGCGGCCCTGCGGCAGATGCCCGGCATCGAAAAATGCTGGGACAGCGAGGCCAACATGATCCTGATCCGCGTGGCGGATTCCGCCCGGGCGTACGAGGGCATGAAAAACCGCAAGGTCCTGGTCAAGAACGTTTCTACAATGCACCCATTGCTGGCCAACTGCCTGCGCCTCACGGTGGGCGCCGCCTCCGACAACGCGCAGATGCTCGCCGCCCTGCAAGCCTCCCTATGA
- a CDS encoding PLP-dependent aminotransferase family protein: protein MATDDAPPLYLQIAEQLAQLIRNGTLARGEKLPSVRELARQHAVAQTTVVQAYHWLEDARLITARPRSGFFVAARPVSLPEPSTPRPLRRPREVSVDWLGQRILGRNQPVDMISYSSGTPGPELFNPDRVRRAVVRAAQRHRNLLCTYPSSSGHEDARRAIARYAVGLGCSLDPENIVVTGGCMDSIALCLRAVTQPGDVVALESPTHFSFLEVLQGLHLKALEIPTHPRNGLSLDALQLALETQPVKAVMIVPTLSNPLGSCMPQAERKRLAQMAARHGMAVIEDAIYNDLVEVDEMRRTVKSYDTTGHVMLCDSFSKTLAPGLRLGWLEAGRWADKLRAIKDLQAGGQSAVLELALADLITQAGHAAAMRQLRAAVAARMDEVRRIIAAHFPQGTRVSDPPGGLLLWLELPRALDSVQLHEACLAQQILIAPGTVFSASGRFRNCLRIGVGGDWSPAHLAALRTVGDMACQMLRAGTQLKAA, encoded by the coding sequence ATGGCCACCGATGACGCACCCCCGCTGTACCTGCAGATCGCCGAGCAGCTCGCGCAGCTGATCCGCAATGGCACCCTGGCGCGCGGCGAAAAGCTGCCGTCGGTGCGCGAGCTGGCGCGCCAGCATGCCGTGGCGCAGACCACGGTGGTGCAGGCCTACCACTGGCTCGAGGATGCACGCCTGATCACCGCGCGCCCGCGCTCGGGCTTCTTCGTGGCGGCGCGCCCGGTGAGCCTGCCCGAGCCCAGCACGCCGCGCCCCCTGCGCCGTCCGCGCGAGGTGTCGGTGGACTGGCTGGGCCAGCGCATCCTGGGCCGCAACCAGCCGGTGGACATGATCTCGTACAGCAGCGGCACGCCCGGCCCCGAGCTGTTCAACCCCGACCGCGTGCGCCGCGCCGTGGTGCGCGCCGCGCAGCGCCACCGCAACCTGCTGTGCACCTACCCCAGCTCCTCGGGCCACGAAGACGCCCGCCGCGCCATCGCGCGCTACGCCGTGGGCCTGGGCTGCAGCCTCGACCCCGAGAACATCGTGGTCACCGGCGGCTGCATGGACTCCATTGCGCTGTGCCTGCGCGCCGTCACCCAGCCGGGCGACGTGGTGGCGCTGGAGTCGCCCACGCATTTCTCCTTTCTGGAGGTGCTGCAGGGCCTGCACCTCAAGGCGCTGGAAATTCCCACCCACCCGCGCAACGGCCTGTCGCTGGATGCGCTGCAGCTGGCGCTGGAAACCCAGCCGGTCAAGGCCGTGATGATCGTCCCCACGCTCAGCAACCCGCTGGGCAGCTGCATGCCGCAGGCTGAGCGCAAGCGCCTGGCGCAGATGGCGGCGCGCCATGGCATGGCGGTGATCGAGGACGCGATCTACAACGACCTCGTGGAGGTGGACGAGATGCGCCGCACCGTCAAGTCGTACGACACCACGGGCCACGTGATGCTGTGCGATTCGTTTTCCAAGACGCTGGCGCCGGGCCTGCGCCTGGGCTGGCTGGAAGCCGGGCGCTGGGCCGACAAGCTGCGCGCCATCAAGGACCTGCAGGCAGGCGGGCAGTCGGCCGTGCTGGAGCTGGCGCTGGCCGACCTCATCACCCAGGCCGGCCATGCCGCCGCGATGCGCCAGCTGCGCGCGGCCGTGGCCGCGCGCATGGACGAGGTGCGCCGCATCATCGCCGCGCACTTTCCGCAGGGCACCCGGGTGAGCGACCCGCCCGGCGGGCTGCTGCTGTGGCTGGAGCTGCCGCGCGCGCTCGATTCGGTGCAGCTGCACGAGGCCTGCCTGGCGCAGCAGATCCTGATCGCGCCCGGCACGGTGTTCAGCGCCAGCGGGCGGTTTCGCAACTGCCTGCGCATTGGCGTGGGCGGTGACTGGTCGCCTGCCCATCTGGCGGCCCTGCGCACCGTGGGCGACATGGCGTGCCAGATGCTGCGGGCAGGGACACAGCTCAAGGCCGCGTAA
- a CDS encoding patatin-like phospholipase family protein, whose product MPEPGAPLPRLNLALQGGGSHGALTWGVLDALLEDGQWHFEGVSGTSAGAMNAVALAHGFAKAAHEHKDPHEAHLAGCQQARETLTRLWEGVGTLGSLMWGSPLSAANPMMGLMRQWLSPYQTNPLDINPLRRLLEREVDFDLLCTARRASSAAGGPKVFVCATNVRTGRGEIFSGSRLSADAVMASACLPLMFKAVEIDGQHYWDGGYSGNPALHPLIYQTEASDILLVQINPIEHLELPHSGAEIMERMNEVTFNASLLAEMRAIEFVRRLLAEGKLDPRRYKSVRMHRIDGGSVLAPFGADSKMRADLAFVRKLFALGRTVGQEWLHAHRKDVGVRPTIKIADNA is encoded by the coding sequence ATGCCTGAGCCTGGCGCGCCGCTCCCCCGCCTGAACCTGGCCCTGCAGGGCGGCGGCTCGCACGGCGCGCTGACCTGGGGCGTGCTGGATGCGCTGCTCGAGGACGGGCAGTGGCACTTCGAGGGCGTGAGCGGCACCAGCGCCGGTGCCATGAACGCCGTGGCCCTGGCACACGGCTTTGCCAAGGCCGCACACGAACACAAGGACCCGCACGAAGCCCACCTGGCGGGCTGCCAGCAGGCGCGCGAGACGCTCACCCGCCTGTGGGAAGGCGTGGGCACGCTGGGCAGCCTGATGTGGGGTTCGCCGCTGTCGGCCGCCAACCCCATGATGGGGCTGATGCGGCAGTGGCTGTCGCCCTACCAGACCAACCCGCTGGACATCAACCCGCTGCGCCGCCTGCTGGAGCGCGAGGTGGATTTCGACCTGCTGTGCACCGCGCGGCGCGCCAGCAGCGCGGCGGGCGGGCCCAAGGTGTTCGTCTGCGCCACCAACGTGCGCACAGGGCGGGGCGAGATATTCTCGGGCTCCAGGCTCAGCGCCGATGCCGTGATGGCCTCGGCCTGCCTGCCGCTGATGTTCAAGGCCGTGGAGATCGACGGCCAGCACTACTGGGACGGCGGCTACTCGGGCAACCCCGCGCTGCACCCGCTGATCTACCAGACCGAGGCCTCGGACATCCTGCTCGTGCAGATCAACCCCATCGAGCACCTGGAGCTGCCGCATTCCGGCGCCGAGATCATGGAACGCATGAACGAGGTCACCTTCAACGCCAGCCTGCTGGCCGAGATGCGCGCCATCGAGTTCGTGCGCCGCCTGCTCGCCGAGGGCAAGCTCGACCCGCGCCGCTACAAGAGCGTGCGCATGCACCGCATCGACGGCGGCTCGGTGCTGGCCCCGTTCGGCGCCGACAGCAAGATGCGCGCGGACCTGGCCTTCGTGCGCAAGCTGTTCGCCCTGGGCCGCACGGTCGGACAGGAATGGCTGCATGCGCACCGCAAGGATGTGGGCGTGCGCCCGACCATCAAGATCGCTGACAATGCTTGA
- a CDS encoding histidine triad nucleotide-binding protein, with amino-acid sequence MHDPNCLFCKIIAGQIPSKKVYEDEEIFAFHDIHPWAPVHFLMVPKRHVPSMAQVTADDAGVLGRMMALAPRLAVEQGCNPYPEGGFRVVVNTGLEGGQEIHHLHVHVMGGPRPWLKG; translated from the coding sequence ATGCACGATCCGAACTGCCTTTTCTGCAAGATCATCGCGGGCCAGATTCCTTCGAAGAAGGTCTATGAGGACGAGGAGATCTTCGCCTTCCACGACATCCACCCCTGGGCGCCGGTGCACTTTCTGATGGTGCCCAAGCGGCATGTCCCTTCGATGGCGCAGGTCACCGCAGACGATGCGGGAGTTCTGGGGCGCATGATGGCGCTGGCGCCCCGGCTGGCCGTGGAGCAGGGCTGCAACCCGTACCCCGAGGGTGGCTTTCGCGTCGTGGTAAACACGGGGCTTGAAGGCGGGCAGGAAATCCACCACCTGCATGTTCACGTGATGGGCGGCCCCCGCCCGTGGCTCAAAGGCTGA
- the hisI gene encoding phosphoribosyl-AMP cyclohydrolase, with translation MPPMNWLNEVKWDAQGLVPVIAQEQGTGDVLMFAWMNREALEKTAELGRAVYFSRSRGKLWFKGEESGHVQTVHEIRLDCDNDVVLLKVTQLGHEPGIACHTGRHSCFFSVLKDGAWQAVDPVLKDPESIYK, from the coding sequence ATCCCGCCCATGAACTGGCTCAACGAAGTGAAATGGGATGCGCAGGGCCTGGTGCCCGTGATCGCGCAGGAGCAGGGCACGGGCGACGTGCTGATGTTTGCGTGGATGAACCGCGAGGCGCTGGAGAAAACCGCGGAGCTCGGCCGCGCCGTGTATTTCAGCCGCTCGCGCGGCAAGCTGTGGTTCAAGGGCGAGGAGTCCGGCCACGTGCAGACGGTGCATGAAATCCGCCTGGACTGCGACAACGACGTGGTGCTGCTCAAGGTGACCCAGCTGGGCCACGAGCCCGGCATCGCCTGCCACACGGGCCGCCACAGCTGCTTTTTCAGCGTGCTCAAGGATGGCGCCTGGCAGGCGGTCGATCCGGTCTTGAAAGACCCTGAATCCATCTACAAGTAA
- the hisB gene encoding imidazoleglycerol-phosphate dehydratase HisB, which yields MTSSALVTSATPDPLADRIAEVSRNTAETRIRVRINLDGTGQAKLSTGIGFFDHMLDQIARHGLIDLDIDCEGDLHIDGHHTVEDVGITLGQAFARAVGDKKGIRRYGHAYVPLDEALSRVVVDFSGRPGLHIDVKFTAGSIGQLDTQLVYEFFQGFVNHAGVTLHIDNLKGINAHHQCETIFKAFGRTLRAALERDPRSVGVIPSTKGSL from the coding sequence ATGACTTCCTCCGCACTCGTCACTTCCGCAACACCCGATCCCCTGGCCGACCGCATCGCCGAGGTCAGCCGCAACACTGCCGAGACGCGCATCCGCGTGCGCATCAACCTCGACGGCACGGGCCAGGCCAAGCTTTCCACCGGCATCGGCTTCTTCGACCACATGCTCGACCAGATCGCCCGCCACGGCCTGATCGACCTCGACATCGACTGCGAAGGCGACCTGCACATCGATGGCCACCACACGGTCGAAGATGTGGGCATCACGCTGGGCCAGGCCTTTGCGCGCGCCGTGGGCGACAAGAAGGGCATCCGCCGCTACGGCCACGCCTACGTGCCGCTGGACGAAGCGCTGTCGCGCGTGGTGGTGGATTTCTCGGGCCGCCCGGGGCTGCACATCGACGTGAAGTTCACGGCCGGCAGCATCGGCCAGCTCGATACGCAGCTGGTGTACGAGTTCTTCCAGGGCTTCGTGAACCACGCGGGCGTCACGCTGCACATCGACAATCTCAAGGGCATCAATGCCCACCACCAGTGCGAGACCATCTTCAAGGCCTTCGGGCGCACGCTGCGCGCGGCGCTGGAGCGCGATCCGCGCTCGGTGGGCGTCATTCCGTCCACCAAGGGCTCCTTGTGA
- the hisD gene encoding histidinol dehydrogenase codes for MTLVAAPARLSTAAATFEADFAARLHWSADTDAAIEQRVADILADVQKRGDAAVLEYTARFDGLSAPDMAALELTQADFKAAFDAIPEAQRDALQAAAQRVRSYHEAQKKASGESWSYRDEDGTLLGQKVTPLDRVGIYVPGGKAAYPSSLLMNAIPAHVAGVQEIIMVVPTPVRGSVATGGTGEGTSTKGERNELVLAAAYVAGVTRAFTIGGAQAVAALAYGTETVPKVDKITGPGNAYVASAKKRVFGTVGIDMIAGPSEILVLADGSTPPDWVAMDLFSQAEHDELAQSILLCPDAAYLDAVQREIDRLLPTMPRAEIIAKSLTGRGALILTKDMEEACAISNRIAPEHLEVSSTDPHRWEPLLRHAGAIFLGAYTSESLGDYCAGPNHVLPTSGTARFSSPLGVYDFQKRSSLIEVSEAGAQVLGTIAAELAYGEGLQAHAQAAEMRLTTPLKPR; via the coding sequence ATGACTCTGGTAGCTGCTCCCGCCCGTCTGTCCACCGCTGCGGCCACTTTCGAGGCTGATTTCGCAGCCCGACTGCACTGGTCGGCCGACACCGACGCGGCCATCGAGCAGCGCGTGGCCGACATCCTGGCCGACGTGCAAAAGCGCGGTGACGCCGCGGTGCTGGAGTACACCGCCCGTTTCGATGGCCTCTCGGCCCCCGATATGGCGGCGCTCGAGCTGACCCAGGCCGACTTCAAGGCCGCGTTCGACGCCATTCCAGAGGCCCAGCGCGACGCGCTGCAGGCTGCCGCCCAGCGCGTGCGCAGCTACCACGAGGCGCAAAAGAAGGCCTCGGGCGAGAGCTGGAGCTACCGCGACGAGGACGGCACGCTGCTGGGCCAGAAGGTCACGCCGCTGGACCGCGTGGGCATCTACGTGCCCGGCGGCAAGGCCGCGTACCCGTCCAGCCTGCTGATGAACGCCATCCCGGCCCACGTGGCGGGGGTGCAGGAAATCATCATGGTCGTGCCCACACCGGTGCGCGGCAGCGTGGCCACCGGTGGAACGGGCGAGGGCACTTCGACGAAGGGCGAGCGCAACGAACTGGTGCTGGCCGCCGCCTACGTGGCGGGCGTCACGCGCGCCTTCACCATCGGCGGCGCGCAGGCCGTGGCCGCGCTGGCGTACGGCACCGAAACCGTGCCCAAGGTGGACAAGATCACCGGCCCCGGCAACGCCTACGTGGCCAGCGCCAAGAAGCGCGTGTTCGGCACGGTGGGCATCGACATGATCGCGGGCCCCAGCGAAATCCTGGTGCTGGCCGACGGCAGCACGCCGCCCGACTGGGTGGCGATGGACCTGTTTTCACAGGCCGAACACGACGAGCTGGCCCAGAGCATCCTGCTGTGCCCCGACGCCGCCTACCTCGACGCCGTGCAGCGCGAGATCGACCGCCTTCTGCCCACCATGCCGCGCGCCGAGATCATCGCCAAGAGCCTCACCGGCCGGGGCGCGCTGATCCTCACCAAGGACATGGAAGAAGCCTGCGCCATCAGCAACCGCATCGCACCGGAACACCTGGAGGTGAGCAGCACCGACCCACACCGCTGGGAGCCGCTGCTGCGCCACGCGGGCGCGATCTTCCTGGGGGCGTATACCTCCGAGAGCCTGGGCGACTACTGCGCGGGCCCCAACCACGTGCTGCCCACCAGCGGCACCGCACGCTTCTCGTCGCCCCTGGGCGTGTACGACTTCCAGAAGCGCAGCAGCCTCATCGAGGTGAGCGAGGCCGGTGCCCAGGTGCTGGGCACCATCGCGGCCGAGCTGGCCTATGGCGAGGGCCTGCAGGCCCACGCGCAGGCGGCAGAGATGCGGCTGACGACGCCTCTCAAGCCGCGCTGA
- the hisF gene encoding imidazole glycerol phosphate synthase subunit HisF: protein MLAKRIIPCLDVTGGRVVKGVNFVELRDAGDPVEIAARYNAQGADELTFLDITATSDGRDLILPIIEAVASQVFIPLTVGGGVRTVEDVRRLLNAGADKTSFNSAAIANPEVINAVSAKYGAQCIVVAIDAKRRSAEDAQRIGAHGQPVGAGWDVYSHGGRKNTGLDAIAWATEMAQRGAGEILLTSMDRDGTKAGFDLELTRAVSDAVGVPVIASGGVGNLDHLADGIQTGGADAVLAASIFHYGEYTVGQAKARMAERGIPVRL, encoded by the coding sequence ATGCTTGCCAAACGCATCATCCCCTGCCTCGACGTCACCGGAGGCCGCGTGGTCAAGGGCGTCAACTTCGTCGAACTGCGCGATGCGGGCGACCCCGTCGAGATCGCCGCGCGCTACAACGCGCAGGGCGCCGACGAACTCACCTTCCTGGACATCACCGCCACCAGCGATGGCCGCGACCTGATCCTGCCCATCATCGAGGCCGTGGCCAGCCAGGTGTTCATCCCGCTCACCGTGGGCGGCGGCGTGCGCACGGTCGAGGACGTGCGCCGCCTGCTCAACGCGGGCGCCGACAAGACCAGCTTCAACTCGGCCGCCATCGCCAACCCCGAGGTGATCAACGCCGTGTCGGCCAAGTATGGCGCGCAGTGCATCGTGGTGGCCATCGACGCCAAACGCCGCTCGGCCGAGGATGCCCAGCGCATCGGCGCCCACGGCCAGCCCGTGGGCGCGGGCTGGGATGTCTACAGCCACGGCGGGCGCAAGAACACGGGCCTGGATGCCATTGCCTGGGCCACCGAGATGGCGCAGCGCGGCGCGGGCGAAATCCTGCTGACCAGCATGGACCGCGACGGCACCAAGGCAGGTTTTGACCTGGAGCTGACCCGCGCCGTCAGCGACGCCGTGGGCGTGCCCGTGATCGCCTCGGGCGGCGTGGGCAACCTCGACCACCTGGCCGACGGCATCCAGACCGGTGGAGCCGACGCGGTGCTGGCGGCCAGCATCTTCCATTACGGCGAATACACCGTGGGCCAGGCCAAGGCGCGCATGGCCGAACGCGGCATTCCCGTGCGGCTGTGA
- a CDS encoding DUF2917 domain-containing protein → MNSLHTPTLPSPALPTQPAVPLTLQWKRQPLPPLQAVQVLDFRAGDMALLEVEQGRVWVTCDGLLEDYFLEAGQRLSFTGPVRLRVSAEGHRPARLNWAKHRSVAGAASCPPAPAAASQPKATAPAPGTLPRGAISAA, encoded by the coding sequence ATGAACTCGCTGCACACCCCCACCCTCCCGTCGCCCGCTCTGCCGACCCAGCCAGCGGTCCCGCTCACCCTGCAATGGAAGCGCCAGCCGCTGCCGCCGCTGCAGGCCGTCCAGGTGCTGGACTTCCGTGCGGGCGACATGGCCCTGCTCGAAGTGGAACAAGGCCGCGTGTGGGTGACCTGCGACGGCCTGCTGGAAGACTATTTCCTGGAGGCCGGCCAGCGCCTGTCGTTCACCGGGCCCGTGCGGCTGCGCGTGAGCGCCGAAGGCCACCGGCCCGCCCGCCTGAACTGGGCGAAGCACCGGTCCGTGGCAGGGGCCGCCTCCTGCCCGCCCGCCCCCGCTGCAGCCTCTCAGCCCAAGGCGACGGCACCCGCGCCAGGCACCCTGCCACGGGGTGCGATCAGCGCGGCTTGA
- a CDS encoding PIN domain-containing protein, with amino-acid sequence MSTVPIFVDTEILLASVDDRDAERQARAREWIGFCWQTRSGRISSQVLNELYNQAIQRFDGPQVLQQVRAQVRRLRVWLPPHLDSYTVDGAWDLQDRYRLGYWDALILSSAHQQGCRYLLTEALPHGEPLDAVRPINPFLITPNELDTTE; translated from the coding sequence ATGAGCACCGTCCCCATCTTTGTCGATACCGAAATCCTGCTGGCCAGCGTGGACGACCGCGACGCCGAGCGCCAGGCGCGGGCCCGCGAATGGATCGGTTTTTGCTGGCAGACGCGCAGCGGCCGCATCAGCTCGCAGGTGCTCAACGAGCTGTACAACCAGGCGATCCAGCGCTTTGACGGCCCGCAGGTGCTGCAGCAGGTGCGCGCCCAGGTGCGCCGCCTGCGCGTGTGGCTGCCGCCGCACCTCGATTCCTACACCGTGGACGGCGCCTGGGACCTGCAGGACCGCTACCGCCTGGGCTACTGGGATGCGCTCATCCTCTCGTCCGCCCACCAGCAGGGCTGCCGCTACCTGTTGACCGAAGCCCTGCCGCACGGCGAGCCCCTGGACGCCGTGCGCCCCATCAACCCGTTTCTCATCACCCCCAACGAACTGGACACCACCGAATGA